In a single window of the Bradyrhizobium sp. ORS 285 genome:
- a CDS encoding IS1182 family transposase has translation MTNRPFKSGESREQASLFPPRIEDYVSADNPVRAIDGYVDALDLAKLGFRHADRRAAGAGQPPYAPSDLLKLYLYGYINQIRSSRRLEREACRNLELIWLLKSLKPGYRTIANFRKENWAALKAANRSFVLLLRELDLIGGTLVAVDGALFHGNASKDSIFTRGKLAKQIAKLDEEIEAYGKSLDTNDAAEAKRPDNGKDGNGGGDVGDRIKELMARRERAQSDLENLDKNDKGQVSKTDPDARLLSKGDQTIAGYNVQSVVDDKNKLIVASEVVNRSDVRHLHMMAIAAKENLEVSSLQILADVGYYNSEDIKACEDDGITAYVPLHHGNGKKHTRFTRADFTYDSATDTYRCPAGQALHPTKKLWKNTSGRMERRYLGSVPTCSVCPLKASCLSAKAKSRNVSRWEHEEVLDRHRQRMASEQAGQLMRRRSALVEHPFGTLKCRAGYQHFLVRSFDKVRGEWSLMALSYNFSRVLNILGLNDFLARITAWAIAAQHAASAEANAAREAIPLALIRNWTMIRLWLEVAPRRALLAS, from the coding sequence ATGACGAATCGCCCGTTCAAGAGCGGTGAGAGCCGCGAGCAAGCCAGCCTGTTTCCACCGCGGATCGAGGATTACGTATCTGCGGACAATCCGGTTCGTGCGATCGATGGCTATGTCGATGCGCTCGACCTTGCCAAGCTTGGATTTCGGCACGCCGACCGGCGCGCGGCGGGAGCGGGACAGCCGCCATACGCCCCGTCCGATCTGCTGAAGCTGTACCTGTATGGCTATATCAACCAGATCCGGTCATCACGCCGGCTGGAGCGTGAAGCCTGCCGCAATCTGGAACTGATCTGGCTGCTGAAGTCTCTCAAGCCCGGCTACCGGACGATCGCCAATTTCCGCAAGGAGAACTGGGCGGCCCTGAAGGCCGCGAACCGCAGTTTCGTGCTGCTGCTTCGCGAACTCGATCTGATCGGCGGGACCCTGGTCGCGGTCGACGGGGCGCTATTCCACGGCAATGCCAGCAAGGACAGCATCTTCACGCGCGGGAAGCTCGCCAAACAGATCGCCAAGCTCGATGAGGAGATCGAGGCGTACGGCAAGTCCCTCGACACCAACGATGCAGCAGAAGCCAAGCGGCCCGACAACGGCAAGGATGGCAATGGCGGCGGCGATGTCGGGGACAGGATCAAGGAACTGATGGCGCGGCGTGAGCGCGCTCAGTCCGATCTGGAGAACCTTGACAAAAACGACAAGGGACAGGTGTCGAAGACCGACCCCGATGCGCGGCTGCTGAGCAAGGGCGATCAGACGATTGCAGGCTACAACGTCCAGAGCGTCGTTGACGACAAGAACAAGCTGATCGTCGCCAGCGAGGTCGTCAATCGCAGCGATGTCCGACACCTGCATATGATGGCGATAGCGGCCAAGGAGAACCTGGAGGTCTCGTCGCTGCAGATATTGGCCGATGTCGGCTACTACAACAGCGAGGATATCAAGGCTTGCGAGGATGATGGCATCACCGCCTATGTCCCGCTGCATCACGGCAATGGCAAGAAGCACACGCGCTTCACGCGAGCTGACTTCACCTACGATTCCGCAACCGACACCTACCGGTGTCCCGCAGGCCAGGCGCTGCATCCCACGAAGAAGCTCTGGAAGAATACGAGCGGCAGAATGGAACGCCGTTACCTGGGCTCAGTGCCGACCTGCAGCGTCTGCCCCCTCAAGGCGTCTTGCCTCTCCGCGAAGGCCAAAAGCCGCAACGTCTCTCGGTGGGAGCACGAGGAGGTGCTGGATCGTCACCGCCAGAGAATGGCGAGCGAACAGGCTGGCCAGCTGATGCGTCGCCGCTCAGCCCTCGTCGAACATCCGTTCGGCACACTCAAGTGCCGCGCCGGGTATCAGCATTTCCTCGTCCGCAGCTTCGACAAGGTTCGCGGGGAATGGAGCCTCATGGCGCTCTCTTACAACTTTAGCCGCGTCCTCAACATTCTCGGCCTGAACGACTTCCTCGCCCGCATCACCGCGTGGGCTATTGCAGCTCAACACGCCGCCTCTGCCGAGGCCAACGCCGCACGAGAGGCGATTCCGCTTGCCTTGATACGAAACTGGACGATGATACGGCTATGGCTCGAAGTCGCACCGCGCCGAGCCCTCCTAGCCTCCTAA
- a CDS encoding DUF418 domain-containing protein gives MTAPLDRDSTQSPPLTAPATDRLISLDILRGIALFGVMAINVVFEFRISIFGQFLPASRSREAGTTFFTGSSSPDMTRLMWAVMSDTPFNRAVEDILARAVSMKAFALFSLLFGIGLAMQFDRIVAHRRIPLLLRRLLVLLAIGLLHLTLLWNGDILTEYALAGLIVLPFLFAPNWVVIASSLALLGVYFTGGLTSVVPLPSPAWMMQHVADANRVYANGSFLQILAFRLSEIGAIAPLHLWIFPRTLGLFLAGFMVWRSGIVREASGHRTMLLLTALAAFAVTIDAGSSLATVSLALAYGALVVSAASTPRGIRLLGWAAPIGRMAFTNYLMQSVIFGLVFYGYGLGLFGRLSVSLALGIGIIVYVLQAIASWGWLKLFQFGPVEWLWRSLMYNQLQPMRPRSES, from the coding sequence TTGACAGCTCCTCTTGACAGAGACTCTACGCAGAGTCCGCCGCTCACTGCCCCTGCTACGGACCGCCTCATCAGCCTCGACATCCTGCGCGGCATCGCTTTGTTCGGCGTCATGGCGATCAACGTGGTGTTCGAATTCCGCATCTCGATCTTCGGCCAGTTTCTGCCGGCGTCGAGATCCCGTGAGGCGGGCACGACTTTCTTCACCGGCTCCTCCTCGCCCGACATGACCAGGCTCATGTGGGCCGTCATGAGCGATACGCCGTTCAATAGGGCCGTCGAGGACATACTCGCGCGGGCCGTCTCCATGAAGGCGTTTGCGCTGTTCTCGCTGCTGTTCGGCATCGGGCTGGCGATGCAGTTCGACAGGATCGTTGCGCACCGCCGTATCCCCCTTCTGCTCCGGCGGTTACTCGTCCTGCTCGCGATTGGCCTGCTGCACCTCACGCTGTTATGGAATGGCGATATCCTCACTGAATATGCGCTCGCCGGACTAATCGTGCTGCCGTTCCTGTTCGCCCCGAATTGGGTGGTCATCGCGAGCAGCCTCGCGCTGCTCGGCGTGTATTTCACCGGGGGCCTGACCTCCGTGGTACCGCTGCCGAGCCCGGCCTGGATGATGCAGCATGTGGCCGATGCCAATCGCGTCTACGCCAACGGCAGCTTCCTCCAGATCCTCGCGTTTCGACTATCCGAGATTGGCGCGATCGCGCCGTTGCATCTGTGGATCTTCCCGCGCACGCTCGGGCTATTTCTCGCTGGTTTCATGGTCTGGCGCTCTGGCATTGTGCGCGAGGCTTCCGGTCACCGCACCATGTTGCTGCTGACGGCGCTGGCCGCCTTCGCCGTGACAATCGACGCCGGCTCATCGCTTGCCACGGTCAGTCTAGCGCTAGCCTATGGGGCGCTGGTCGTCTCGGCTGCGAGCACCCCCCGGGGCATCCGCCTGCTCGGCTGGGCGGCTCCGATCGGGCGAATGGCCTTCACCAACTACCTCATGCAGTCCGTCATTTTCGGCCTCGTGTTCTACGGCTATGGTCTCGGTCTGTTCGGCCGGCTCAGCGTCTCGCTGGCCCTCGGCATCGGCATCATCGTCTATGTGCTCCAGGCGATCGCCAGCTGGGGCTGGCTGAAGCTGTTTCAGTTCGGCCCGGTCGAATGGCTGTGGCGCAGCCTGATGTATAATCAGCTGCAGCCGATGCGGCCTCGCTCGGAATCCTGA
- a CDS encoding enoyl-CoA hydratase/isomerase family protein codes for MTDDSVILDKRGQALWITINRPEKRNALNGDVIAGISRGYRQAHDDPEVRVIVLTGAGDKAFCAGADLQNSGAAFAMDFSRPNVDYADLLRLSQNATKPAIARVGGVCMAGGMGLLCMTDMAVAADHVAFGLPEVKVGVFPMQVLSLLQTIAPPRLVNEWALTGEPFDAKAAQAAGLLNHVVPAAELDAKIDWLIGRIVDKSPTAIRRGKYAMRAIASMSFDESIAYLESQIALLAMTEDAKEGLKAFAEKRKPVWPGK; via the coding sequence ATGACCGACGACAGCGTGATTCTCGACAAGCGCGGGCAGGCCCTCTGGATCACCATCAACCGCCCGGAGAAGCGCAACGCGCTCAATGGCGACGTCATCGCGGGCATCTCGCGCGGCTACCGCCAGGCGCATGACGATCCGGAGGTGCGCGTCATCGTGCTGACGGGAGCGGGGGACAAGGCCTTCTGCGCCGGCGCCGATTTGCAGAACTCGGGCGCTGCCTTTGCCATGGATTTCTCGCGGCCCAATGTCGACTACGCGGATCTGCTGAGACTCTCGCAGAACGCCACCAAGCCCGCGATCGCGCGTGTCGGCGGCGTCTGCATGGCCGGCGGCATGGGACTGTTGTGCATGACCGACATGGCGGTCGCAGCCGATCACGTCGCCTTTGGCCTGCCGGAGGTGAAGGTCGGCGTGTTCCCGATGCAGGTGCTGAGCCTGCTGCAGACCATCGCGCCGCCCAGGCTTGTCAACGAATGGGCGCTGACGGGCGAGCCGTTCGATGCCAAGGCCGCGCAAGCCGCCGGTCTGCTCAATCACGTCGTTCCCGCCGCCGAACTCGATGCCAAGATCGACTGGCTGATCGGGCGCATCGTCGACAAATCCCCGACCGCGATCCGCCGCGGCAAATACGCGATGCGCGCGATCGCCTCGATGTCGTTCGACGAGTCGATCGCCTATCTCGAAAGCCAGATCGCGCTGCTCGCGATGACCGAAGACGCCAAGGAAGGGCTGAAGGCGTTTGCGGAGAAGCGTAAACCGGTCTGGCCGGGGAAGTAG
- a CDS encoding GNAT family N-acetyltransferase: MTLSAFDATDGLTIRPMRPDEIALTLDWAAAEGWNPGLSDAACFAAVDPQGFLVAELKGEPVATVSCVNYDDRFAFLGFYIVRPDMRGHGYGLRLWQAAMAHAGSRVVGLDGVVAQQDNYRKSGFSYAYANIRFGGRPAVLRASAGADLGALADVPISLIEASDATVFPAARRAFLQTWIGTPQHVGRALRRDGELVAWGVIRPCRTGYKIGPLVADRRADAEVIVAALCGAIGDGEIFLDVPAINPEAVALAEGLGLKPLFETARMYTGPIPPLRLERVFGVTSFELG; the protein is encoded by the coding sequence ATGACGTTGTCCGCCTTCGATGCAACAGACGGCCTCACCATCAGGCCAATGCGACCAGACGAAATTGCGCTCACCCTAGACTGGGCCGCGGCCGAAGGCTGGAATCCCGGTCTGTCCGACGCCGCCTGCTTTGCGGCGGTCGATCCGCAGGGCTTCCTCGTCGCCGAGCTCAAGGGCGAGCCGGTGGCGACCGTGTCCTGCGTGAATTACGACGATCGCTTTGCCTTTCTCGGCTTCTACATCGTGCGTCCTGACATGCGCGGGCACGGCTACGGTCTGCGGCTCTGGCAGGCTGCGATGGCGCATGCGGGATCGCGGGTGGTTGGGCTCGACGGCGTGGTCGCGCAGCAGGACAATTATCGCAAGTCCGGGTTCAGCTACGCCTATGCCAACATCCGCTTTGGCGGCCGGCCCGCGGTGCTGCGGGCCTCGGCCGGAGCCGATCTCGGCGCGCTGGCGGACGTGCCGATTTCGCTGATCGAAGCATCGGATGCGACCGTGTTTCCGGCGGCGCGACGCGCGTTCCTGCAGACCTGGATCGGCACGCCCCAGCATGTCGGCCGAGCTCTGCGAAGGGACGGTGAGTTGGTGGCTTGGGGCGTGATCCGTCCCTGTCGCACCGGCTACAAGATCGGCCCGCTGGTGGCGGATCGCCGCGCCGATGCCGAGGTCATTGTCGCGGCGCTATGCGGTGCGATCGGCGATGGCGAGATTTTCCTCGACGTGCCCGCGATCAATCCGGAGGCGGTCGCGCTCGCCGAGGGTCTTGGGCTCAAGCCGCTGTTCGAGACGGCGCGCATGTACACCGGGCCGATTCCGCCGCTGCGGCTCGAACGGGTGTTCGGCGTCACGAGCTTCGAGCTCGGCTAG
- a CDS encoding acyl-[ACP]--phospholipid O-acyltransferase, with amino-acid sequence MIKQLMSSRRFAPLFWAQFSSALNDNVLKNALVIMLLYGAVTSHGDALVTVAGAVFIFPFFILSGLGGELADRYVKGVVARRLKFAEIFAAGFAALGFFLHSVPLLFVALGMFGIIAALFGPVKYAMLPDQLTVGELATGNALVEGATFMAILIGTIAGGQLVSGSSHMGWVALAVIGLAVISWASASRIPHTAPSAPDLCITANPWSSTSHLLKSLYAAPRLWDGMVIVSWFWLVGAVVLSLLPALVKDVVGGTEGVVTLCLAIFAVGIAIGSLFAASLSHVRPNLALVPLGAIIMGVLGLDLSWAIATTDTAKGLTPLGFIGSWAGARMLIDFALFAFGGGLFVVPAFAAVQAWSESNERARVIAAGNVLQAAFMVVGSLGVALLQAAGVSIAWIFFGLALASFGAVWFVLNKWGREGVRDFGAMLFRALFRTEVRGLENLPPVGTRMLIAPNHVSLIDGPLLHAVLPIDATFAVDTGISKAWWAKVFLKLVSHITIDPTKPLGARDLIKLVASQEPVVIFPEGRITVSGSLMKVYDGTAMIADKADAVVVPVRIEGAQRSHLSYLKDGQIKRSWFPKVTVTILPPVKLTIDAALKGKTRRNAAGAALQDVMIDAMVKNAMLDRTLFEALAHAHRDHDTGKVMIEDPLGTKLTYRKLLLGAQVLSRKLEHGTMVGENIGVLLPNSAGVAVVFMALQSIGRVPAMLNFSAGPVNVLAAMKAAQVTTVLTSRGFIEKGKLDKLIAAIEGQARLVYLEDVKASVGAVDKIKGILDGSKPRVPRNADHPAVILFTSGSEGTPKGVVLSHRNILANAAQALARVDANANGLVFNVLPVFHSFGLTGGMMMPMLAGIPIYMYPSPLHYRIVPELIYQTGATILFGTDTFLTGYARSAHAYDFRTLRLVIAGAEPVKDRTRQIYMERYGIRVLEGYGVTETAPVLAMNTPMANRVGTVGRLSPLMEYRLDKVPGIEEGGRLSVRGPNVMLGYVRAENPGVLEALPEGWHDTGDIVTIDEQGFITIKGRAKRFAKIAGEMVSLTVVEQIAATLWPQAASVAVSIPDQRKGERIVLITTQKDAERAAMQRQAKAQGAPELAVPAVVMVVDKIPLLGSGKTDYVGAKTLAEEAAKEAASERDAEEKEVA; translated from the coding sequence ATGATCAAGCAGTTGATGTCCTCGCGCCGCTTCGCCCCGCTGTTCTGGGCGCAGTTCTCTTCGGCGCTGAATGACAACGTCCTGAAGAATGCGCTCGTCATCATGCTGCTCTATGGCGCGGTCACGTCCCACGGCGATGCGCTGGTGACCGTGGCCGGCGCTGTCTTCATTTTTCCGTTCTTCATCCTGTCCGGGCTCGGGGGCGAGCTGGCGGATCGCTACGTGAAGGGCGTCGTCGCCCGCCGGCTGAAGTTTGCCGAGATCTTCGCCGCCGGCTTCGCGGCGCTCGGCTTCTTCCTGCATTCGGTTCCGCTGCTGTTCGTTGCCCTTGGCATGTTCGGAATCATCGCCGCGCTGTTCGGCCCGGTGAAATACGCCATGCTGCCGGATCAACTCACGGTCGGCGAGCTCGCCACCGGCAATGCGCTGGTCGAAGGCGCGACCTTCATGGCGATCCTCATCGGTACGATCGCCGGCGGCCAACTGGTCTCCGGCTCCTCGCATATGGGCTGGGTCGCGCTCGCGGTGATCGGCCTTGCCGTGATCTCCTGGGCGTCCGCCTCGCGCATTCCGCACACCGCGCCGTCCGCCCCGGATCTCTGCATCACGGCCAATCCCTGGAGCTCGACGTCGCATCTGTTGAAGTCGCTCTATGCCGCGCCGCGGCTGTGGGACGGCATGGTGATCGTGTCGTGGTTCTGGCTGGTCGGCGCCGTCGTGCTGTCGCTGCTGCCGGCGCTGGTCAAGGATGTGGTCGGCGGCACCGAAGGCGTCGTCACGCTGTGCCTTGCGATCTTCGCGGTCGGCATCGCCATCGGCTCGCTGTTCGCCGCCAGCCTCAGCCATGTCCGCCCGAATCTCGCTCTGGTGCCGCTCGGCGCCATCATCATGGGCGTGCTCGGTCTCGATCTGTCCTGGGCTATCGCGACCACGGACACCGCAAAGGGTCTCACGCCGCTCGGCTTCATCGGCTCCTGGGCAGGCGCCCGCATGCTGATCGATTTCGCGTTGTTCGCGTTCGGCGGCGGTCTGTTCGTGGTGCCGGCGTTTGCCGCCGTGCAGGCCTGGTCGGAGTCCAATGAGCGCGCCCGTGTCATCGCCGCCGGCAACGTGCTGCAAGCGGCGTTCATGGTGGTCGGCTCGCTCGGCGTGGCTCTTCTTCAAGCTGCAGGCGTCTCGATCGCCTGGATCTTCTTCGGCCTTGCGCTGGCGAGCTTCGGCGCCGTCTGGTTCGTCCTGAACAAATGGGGCCGCGAGGGCGTGCGCGACTTCGGCGCGATGCTGTTCCGCGCGCTGTTCCGCACTGAGGTGCGCGGGCTGGAAAACCTTCCGCCGGTGGGCACCCGGATGCTGATCGCGCCGAACCATGTCAGCCTGATCGATGGTCCGCTGCTGCATGCGGTGTTGCCGATCGATGCGACCTTCGCTGTCGACACCGGCATCTCCAAAGCCTGGTGGGCGAAGGTCTTCCTGAAGCTGGTGAGCCACATCACGATCGATCCGACGAAGCCGCTCGGCGCGCGCGACCTCATCAAGCTGGTGGCGAGCCAAGAGCCGGTGGTGATCTTCCCGGAAGGCCGCATCACGGTGTCGGGCTCGCTGATGAAGGTCTATGATGGCACGGCGATGATCGCCGACAAGGCCGACGCCGTCGTCGTGCCCGTGCGCATCGAGGGCGCCCAGCGCTCGCATCTCAGCTATCTCAAGGACGGCCAGATCAAGCGGTCCTGGTTTCCCAAGGTGACGGTGACGATCCTGCCGCCGGTCAAGCTCACGATTGACGCAGCCCTCAAAGGCAAGACTCGTCGCAATGCAGCCGGCGCGGCGCTGCAGGACGTCATGATCGACGCGATGGTCAAGAACGCCATGCTCGACCGCACCTTGTTCGAGGCGCTGGCGCATGCCCATCGCGACCATGACACCGGCAAGGTCATGATCGAGGATCCGCTCGGCACCAAGCTGACCTATCGCAAGCTGCTGCTTGGCGCGCAGGTGCTCAGCCGCAAGCTCGAGCACGGCACCATGGTCGGCGAGAACATCGGCGTGCTGCTGCCGAACTCCGCCGGCGTCGCTGTCGTGTTCATGGCGCTGCAGTCGATCGGTCGCGTTCCGGCGATGCTCAACTTCTCCGCCGGCCCGGTGAACGTGCTGGCTGCGATGAAGGCTGCGCAGGTCACGACGGTGCTGACCTCGCGCGGCTTCATCGAGAAGGGCAAGCTCGACAAGCTGATTGCCGCGATCGAGGGTCAGGCCCGTCTGGTTTATCTGGAGGACGTCAAGGCCTCCGTCGGCGCGGTCGACAAGATCAAGGGCATTCTCGACGGCAGCAAGCCGCGCGTCCCGCGTAACGCCGATCACCCAGCCGTGATTCTGTTCACCTCGGGCTCGGAGGGGACTCCAAAGGGCGTCGTGCTGTCCCACCGCAACATCCTGGCCAATGCCGCACAGGCGCTGGCGCGGGTCGATGCCAATGCTAACGGTCTTGTGTTCAACGTTTTGCCGGTGTTCCACTCCTTCGGCCTCACCGGCGGCATGATGATGCCCATGTTGGCGGGCATCCCGATCTACATGTATCCGTCGCCGTTGCATTACCGGATCGTGCCGGAGTTGATCTACCAGACCGGCGCCACCATTCTGTTCGGCACCGACACCTTCCTGACCGGTTATGCCCGCTCCGCCCATGCCTATGATTTCCGCACGCTGCGGCTGGTCATTGCGGGCGCAGAGCCGGTCAAGGATCGCACACGGCAGATCTACATGGAGCGCTATGGCATCCGCGTTCTCGAAGGCTACGGCGTCACGGAGACTGCGCCGGTGCTGGCGATGAATACGCCGATGGCCAACCGCGTCGGCACCGTCGGCCGCCTCTCGCCGCTGATGGAGTACCGGTTGGATAAGGTGCCGGGCATCGAGGAGGGCGGCCGTCTCTCGGTCCGCGGTCCCAACGTCATGCTCGGCTATGTCAGGGCGGAAAACCCCGGCGTGCTCGAAGCACTTCCTGAGGGCTGGCACGACACCGGCGACATCGTCACCATCGACGAACAGGGCTTCATCACGATCAAGGGACGCGCCAAGCGCTTCGCTAAGATCGCCGGCGAGATGGTCTCGCTCACGGTGGTCGAGCAGATCGCCGCAACCTTGTGGCCGCAGGCGGCCTCGGTCGCGGTGTCGATCCCGGACCAGCGCAAGGGTGAGCGCATCGTTCTGATCACCACGCAGAAGGATGCCGAGCGCGCCGCCATGCAGCGCCAGGCCAAGGCGCAAGGCGCGCCGGAGCTTGCGGTGCCGGCTGTCGTGATGGTCGTGGACAAGATCCCGCTGCTCGGCTCCGGCAAGACCGACTATGTCGGTGCGAAGACGCTGGCCGAGGAAGCTGCCAAGGAGGCTGCTTCGGAGCGCGATGCGGAGGAGAAAGAAGTCGCGTGA
- a CDS encoding triacylglycerol lipase yields the protein MASLRRRRHQNGPRHAGVVLLHGIAGRSLMLRPLEKRLQRAGFATLNLDYESRKKPLERLAEDIHPAITDFAAAIDGPIHFVTHSMGGLLARVTIGRHRPPRLGRVVMLGTPNGGSEVADRLQNVALYRAYFGPAGLQLVTKNNVALASLPPADYEIGVIAGNRFLDPIAGLFLLPWPNDGRVSVESCKFAEMTDYTVIKASHMGLLVHPTSFRQTVAFLRDGQFEPASPLLRGVIAEIGRRAAS from the coding sequence ATGGCATCGCTGCGCCGACGTCGCCACCAGAATGGCCCCCGCCACGCGGGGGTCGTGCTGCTGCATGGCATCGCCGGTCGCTCATTGATGCTGCGCCCGCTGGAAAAGCGGCTGCAACGCGCGGGCTTCGCCACGCTGAACCTCGACTATGAGAGCCGCAAGAAGCCGCTGGAGCGTCTGGCAGAGGACATCCATCCGGCCATCACGGATTTTGCCGCTGCGATCGATGGCCCGATCCATTTCGTGACCCATTCGATGGGCGGGTTGCTGGCGCGGGTCACCATCGGCCGTCACCGTCCTCCGCGGCTTGGCCGCGTCGTCATGCTGGGCACGCCCAATGGCGGCAGCGAAGTTGCCGATCGGCTGCAGAACGTCGCGCTCTACCGCGCCTATTTCGGGCCGGCCGGTCTGCAGCTGGTGACGAAGAACAACGTCGCGCTCGCCTCGCTCCCGCCGGCCGATTACGAAATCGGGGTGATCGCCGGAAACCGTTTCCTCGATCCGATCGCCGGCTTGTTCCTGCTGCCATGGCCCAATGACGGCCGCGTCTCGGTCGAGAGCTGCAAGTTCGCCGAGATGACGGACTACACGGTGATCAAGGCCTCGCATATGGGCCTCTTGGTGCATCCGACGTCGTTCCGGCAGACCGTCGCGTTCCTGCGCGACGGCCAGTTCGAGCCGGCGAGTCCGCTGCTGCGCGGCGTCATTGCCGAGATCGGCCGCCGCGCGGCCTCCTGA
- a CDS encoding VOC family protein, with amino-acid sequence MTIESISAITIATHDMARAVAFYRALGFDDIPYGGAESPFTTFRVGAGFLNLIATPEDKQWSWWGRIIFHVSDVDAVYAKALAAGFSPSTTPRDAEWGERYFHLTDPDGHELSFARPLRR; translated from the coding sequence ATGACCATCGAGAGCATCAGCGCGATCACCATTGCCACCCACGACATGGCCCGCGCGGTCGCCTTCTATCGCGCGCTCGGCTTCGACGATATTCCCTATGGCGGCGCGGAGTCGCCGTTCACGACCTTCCGCGTCGGCGCTGGCTTTCTCAACCTCATCGCCACCCCCGAGGACAAACAATGGAGCTGGTGGGGTCGGATCATCTTCCATGTCTCGGACGTGGACGCGGTCTATGCCAAGGCGCTGGCCGCCGGCTTCTCGCCCTCGACCACGCCGCGCGATGCCGAATGGGGCGAGCGCTATTTCCACCTCACCGACCCCGATGGCCACGAGCTGAGCTTCGCGCGGCCGCTTCGGCGCTGA
- a CDS encoding IS1182 family transposase yields MTNRPFKSGESREQASLFPPRIEDYVSADNPVRAIDGYVDALDLAKLGFRHADRRAAGAGQPPYAPSDLLKLYLYGYINQIRSSRRLEREACRNLELIWLLKSLKPGYRTIANFRKENWAALKAANRSFVLLLRELDLIGGTLVAVDGALFHGNASKDSIFTRGKLAKQIAKLDEEIEAYGKSLDTNDAAEAKRPDNGKDGNGGGDVGDRIKELMARRERAQSDLENLDKNDKGQVSKTDPDARLLSKGDQTIAGYNVQSVVDDKNKLIVASEVVNRSDVRHLHMMAIAAKENLEVSSLQILADVGYYNSEDIKACEDDGITAYVPLHHGNGKKHTRFTRADFTYDSATDTYRCPAGQALHPTKKLWKNTSGRMERRYLGSVPTCSVCPLKASCLSAKAKSRNVSRWEHEEVLDRHRQRMASEQAGRLMRRRSALVEHPFGTLKCRAGYQHFLVRSFDKVRGEWSLMALSYNFSRVLNILGLNDFLARITAWASAAQHAASAEANAAREAIPLALIRNWTMIRLWLEVAPRRALLAS; encoded by the coding sequence ATGACGAATCGCCCGTTCAAGAGCGGTGAGAGCCGCGAGCAAGCCAGCCTGTTTCCACCGCGGATCGAGGATTACGTATCTGCGGACAATCCGGTTCGTGCGATCGATGGCTATGTCGATGCGCTCGACCTTGCCAAGCTTGGATTTCGGCACGCCGACCGGCGCGCGGCGGGAGCGGGACAGCCGCCATACGCCCCGTCCGATCTGCTGAAGCTGTACCTGTATGGCTATATCAACCAGATCCGGTCATCACGCCGGCTGGAGCGTGAAGCCTGCCGCAATCTGGAACTGATCTGGCTGCTGAAGTCTCTCAAGCCCGGCTACCGGACGATCGCCAATTTCCGCAAGGAGAACTGGGCGGCCCTGAAGGCCGCGAACCGCAGTTTCGTGCTGCTGCTTCGCGAACTCGATCTGATCGGCGGGACCCTGGTCGCGGTCGACGGGGCGCTATTCCACGGCAATGCCAGCAAGGACAGCATCTTCACGCGCGGGAAGCTCGCCAAACAGATCGCCAAGCTCGATGAGGAGATCGAGGCGTACGGCAAGTCCCTCGACACCAACGATGCAGCAGAAGCCAAGCGGCCCGACAACGGCAAGGATGGCAATGGCGGCGGCGATGTCGGGGACAGGATCAAGGAACTGATGGCGCGGCGTGAGCGCGCCCAGTCCGATCTGGAGAACCTTGACAAAAACGACAAGGGACAGGTGTCGAAGACCGACCCCGATGCGCGGCTGCTGAGCAAGGGCGATCAGACGATTGCAGGCTACAACGTCCAGAGCGTCGTTGACGACAAGAACAAGCTGATCGTCGCCAGCGAGGTCGTCAATCGCAGCGATGTCCGACACCTGCATATGATGGCGATAGCGGCCAAGGAGAACCTGGAGGTCTCGTCGCTGCAGATATTGGCCGATGTCGGCTACTACAACAGCGAGGATATCAAGGCTTGCGAGGATGATGGCATCACCGCCTATGTCCCGCTGCATCACGGCAATGGCAAGAAGCACACGCGCTTCACGCGAGCTGACTTCACCTACGATTCCGCAACCGACACCTACCGGTGTCCCGCAGGCCAGGCGCTGCATCCCACGAAGAAGCTCTGGAAGAATACGAGCGGCAGAATGGAACGCCGTTACCTGGGCTCAGTGCCGACCTGCAGCGTCTGCCCCCTCAAGGCGTCTTGCCTCTCCGCGAAGGCCAAAAGCCGCAACGTCTCTCGGTGGGAGCACGAGGAGGTGCTGGATCGTCACCGCCAGAGAATGGCGAGCGAACAGGCTGGCCGGCTGATGCGTCGCCGCTCAGCCCTCGTCGAACATCCGTTCGGCACACTCAAGTGCCGCGCCGGGTATCAGCATTTCCTCGTCCGCAGCTTCGACAAGGTTCGCGGGGAATGGAGCCTCATGGCGCTCTCTTACAACTTTAGCCGCGTCCTCAACATTCTCGGCCTGAACGACTTCCTCGCCCGCATCACCGCGTGGGCTAGTGCAGCTCAACACGCCGCCTCTGCCGAGGCCAATGCCGCACGAGAGGCGATTCCGCTTGCCTTGATACGAAACTGGACGATGATACGGCTATGGCTCGAAGTCGCACCGCGCCGAGCCCTCCTAGCCTCCTAA